From the genome of Sphingobacterium kitahiroshimense, one region includes:
- a CDS encoding VOC family protein, whose amino-acid sequence MNMKIEHIGIWVDDLEKMRNFYLTYFNLECSEKYRNLKNGFTSYFLKFGTCVTRLELMNRPDILDEPSKRGFNKGIAHFAISIGGTEAVDLLTERFRNDGFTIASEPRTTGDGYYESVVLDPEGNNLEISA is encoded by the coding sequence ATGAACATGAAAATTGAACACATTGGAATTTGGGTAGATGACTTGGAAAAAATGCGCAACTTTTACCTGACTTATTTCAACTTAGAATGTAGTGAGAAATATAGGAATTTAAAAAATGGCTTTACATCATATTTTCTCAAGTTTGGTACTTGCGTTACGCGCTTAGAACTTATGAACAGACCCGATATTCTTGATGAACCGTCAAAAAGAGGTTTTAACAAAGGAATTGCACATTTTGCTATTTCAATAGGGGGAACTGAGGCTGTTGATCTGTTGACAGAAAGGTTCCGAAATGACGGTTTTACAATTGCAAGTGAGCCGCGTACTACAGGTGACGGATATTATGAGAGTGTTGTGCTGGATCCGGAGGGGAATAATTTAGAAATTTCGGCTTAA
- a CDS encoding DeoR/GlpR family DNA-binding transcription regulator — protein MLKEKRFEFILNQLESEEMVSYESLAEKLDVSEDTVRRDIDHLYKIGLLSKVRGGAIQRSKNPLTFEDRNSYLKREKDVIALKAQQFIKEEMTLFMDGGTTICAIVNYLPADIHLRIITSNAMLIPILENYPNIELILLGGKYHKQTASTVGQTTCNEARSYIADLYFMGTCGVDSKFGISAVVKEDAEVKLAMLASAKNVLALANQDRLRVTESFKVCDVEQIDVLITNLATTDKSLDEFRHQPITLV, from the coding sequence ATGTTAAAAGAAAAACGATTTGAATTTATATTAAATCAACTAGAAAGTGAGGAGATGGTCAGCTATGAATCATTAGCAGAAAAGCTCGATGTGTCCGAAGATACTGTCAGAAGAGATATTGATCATTTGTATAAAATAGGTCTTTTATCTAAAGTGCGTGGTGGTGCAATTCAACGTTCTAAAAATCCGCTTACTTTCGAAGATCGAAACAGCTATTTAAAGAGAGAGAAGGATGTTATTGCTCTTAAGGCACAGCAGTTTATAAAAGAAGAAATGACTCTTTTTATGGATGGAGGAACAACAATATGTGCTATTGTTAATTACCTGCCTGCGGATATTCATCTTAGAATTATAACAAGCAATGCCATGCTTATTCCAATTCTAGAAAATTATCCCAATATTGAATTGATTTTATTGGGCGGGAAATACCATAAACAAACAGCAAGCACGGTAGGGCAGACAACTTGTAATGAGGCAAGAAGTTACATTGCAGATCTGTATTTCATGGGGACATGTGGGGTTGATTCGAAATTTGGCATATCTGCAGTAGTTAAAGAAGATGCAGAAGTTAAGTTAGCAATGCTGGCATCAGCAAAGAATGTATTAGCTCTTGCAAATCAGGATCGTTTAAGAGTTACAGAATCTTTTAAAGTATGTGATGTAGAACAAATTGATGTATTGATTACCAATTTAGCCACTACAGATAAGAGCTTAGACGAATTTAGGCACCAACCGATAACATTGGTTTAA
- a CDS encoding class I SAM-dependent methyltransferase — protein METEDNYIEINKHSWNNRTDTHLKSEFYNLEGFLKGASSLNPIELEILGDIKGKSILHLQCHFGQDSISLGRLGAKVTGVDLSDKAIESAKRIALETDLDAQFICCDLYDLENHLDKQFDIVFTSYGTITWLPDLEKWAALISHFLKPEGKFIFVEFHPVVWMFDDNFDKIGYNYFNVAPIVETENGTYADKDATISQSYVTWNHSMSEVVRSLLNHQMEVVDFQEYDYSPYDVFNNMIEFETKKYRIKHLDNKIPMIYSIVATKKKKP, from the coding sequence ATGGAAACTGAAGATAACTATATTGAAATAAATAAACATTCATGGAATAATAGAACTGATACGCATTTAAAATCAGAGTTCTACAATCTTGAAGGATTTTTAAAAGGAGCAAGCTCACTCAATCCCATAGAATTAGAAATACTCGGAGATATTAAAGGGAAAAGTATTCTACATTTACAATGTCATTTTGGCCAGGACTCCATTTCATTAGGTCGACTTGGTGCGAAAGTTACAGGTGTTGATTTATCTGACAAAGCTATTGAAAGTGCAAAAAGAATTGCTTTAGAAACAGATTTAGATGCCCAGTTTATTTGCTGTGATTTGTACGATTTAGAAAATCATTTAGATAAGCAGTTTGATATTGTTTTTACAAGCTATGGTACCATAACATGGTTGCCTGATTTAGAGAAATGGGCAGCATTAATTTCGCATTTTTTGAAGCCAGAAGGAAAATTTATTTTTGTTGAGTTTCATCCAGTTGTTTGGATGTTCGATGATAATTTCGATAAAATTGGTTATAATTATTTTAATGTGGCTCCCATTGTGGAAACAGAAAACGGAACCTATGCAGACAAAGATGCAACTATCTCTCAGTCTTATGTAACTTGGAATCACAGTATGAGTGAAGTTGTGCGCAGTTTGCTCAATCACCAAATGGAAGTTGTGGATTTTCAGGAATACGATTATTCGCCTTATGATGTTTTTAATAACATGATTGAGTTCGAAACTAAAAAATATCGGATTAAGCATTTGGACAATAAAATACCGATGATTTATTCTATCGTTGCAACTAAGAAAAAAAAACCGTAA
- a CDS encoding DUF1772 domain-containing protein yields MKTQELLAVTTILSGLMSGFFFAYTFSVNLGLAKLNNKEYLTTMQSINKEVLNPIFYISFFGTLFSLVISSIIYFDIHSPKFFLIFFSCISYIIGVFGITAVRNVPLNNKIELFDISKASEESLQKMRVIFEKPWLFWNNIRTLASFIAFVCLVIALTFLND; encoded by the coding sequence ATGAAAACACAAGAATTATTAGCAGTGACAACTATCCTCTCTGGTCTCATGTCGGGCTTCTTTTTTGCATATACATTTTCAGTAAATCTGGGACTTGCCAAACTAAATAACAAAGAATACCTCACAACGATGCAAAGTATTAACAAAGAAGTATTAAATCCAATTTTTTATATTAGCTTTTTTGGCACTTTGTTTTCACTTGTTATATCTTCGATCATATATTTCGATATTCATTCGCCTAAATTTTTTCTGATATTTTTTTCATGTATAAGTTATATAATCGGTGTATTCGGCATTACAGCTGTACGGAATGTGCCATTGAATAATAAAATAGAACTATTTGATATCTCAAAAGCATCGGAAGAATCATTACAGAAAATGAGAGTTATCTTTGAAAAGCCCTGGCTGTTTTGGAATAATATAAGGACATTAGCTTCATTCATAGCTTTCGTCTGTCTGGTCATAGCTTTGACTTTCCTAAACGACTGA
- a CDS encoding sugar phosphate isomerase/epimerase family protein, with product MKLKFLTCSLLLAVTGMGTTFNNVQAQEQIRTKEIGLQLYSVRSMIGSHVQPDTYNADYFSVLQKLAKMGYTSVESAGYKDGMFYNTTPQVFKKNVEKAGMKVLSSHASRTLTQEELASGDFSKALTWWKETIIAHKAAGIKYIVTPWLDLPKTIKDLDTECQYLNEIGQLCREYGIKYGYHNHAHEFEKVEGKVVMLDYMIEHTKPENVFFEMDVYWTIIGKASPVDYFKKYPGRYTTLHIKDHREIGQSGMVGFDAIFANTDIAGVENIFVELEETTADLEVGLKQSIDYLLKAPFVKKTYQK from the coding sequence ATGAAACTTAAATTTTTAACCTGTTCACTTCTTTTAGCTGTGACGGGTATGGGTACTACTTTCAATAATGTACAGGCGCAAGAACAAATAAGAACAAAAGAAATAGGTTTACAGTTATATTCTGTTAGAAGTATGATTGGAAGTCACGTACAGCCAGATACGTATAATGCTGATTATTTCTCAGTTTTACAAAAATTGGCTAAAATGGGTTATACATCAGTTGAGTCTGCAGGATATAAGGACGGTATGTTTTATAATACCACACCGCAAGTATTCAAAAAAAATGTAGAAAAAGCAGGCATGAAAGTTCTTTCTTCACATGCGTCAAGAACTTTAACGCAAGAGGAATTAGCTTCAGGCGATTTTTCCAAAGCCTTAACATGGTGGAAAGAGACTATCATTGCACACAAAGCAGCAGGAATTAAATATATCGTTACCCCATGGTTAGATTTACCAAAGACAATAAAAGATCTTGATACTGAATGTCAATATCTCAATGAGATTGGTCAACTTTGCCGTGAATATGGTATTAAGTACGGATATCATAATCATGCCCATGAGTTTGAAAAGGTAGAAGGAAAAGTGGTTATGCTCGATTACATGATTGAACATACTAAACCTGAAAATGTCTTTTTTGAAATGGATGTATATTGGACGATCATTGGAAAAGCAAGTCCTGTAGATTATTTTAAAAAATATCCTGGAAGATATACTACTTTGCATATTAAAGATCACCGTGAGATTGGTCAGAGTGGCATGGTAGGTTTTGATGCGATATTTGCTAATACCGATATTGCAGGTGTTGAGAATATATTTGTAGAGCTTGAAGAGACAACTGCAGATCTAGAAGTTGGACTAAAACAAAGTATAGATTATCTACTTAAAGCACCATTTGTAAAGAAAACATATCAAAAATAA
- a CDS encoding HAD family hydrolase, with amino-acid sequence MIKAVIFDIGGVLLDWNPRYVYRDIFFQSDQMEWFLENVCSTDWNLQQDKGRSFDEGMYKLKKQYPQFENEIDVFWKRWPEMLKGEINGTVAILQELKKHYEVYALTNWSSETFPLVKNRFDFIADFDGIVVSGEEGFIKPDEKLYKILLQKYNLLATECIFIDDNIENVKASVKLGFVAIHFTNSIALKLELQKVRIQGFV; translated from the coding sequence ATGATAAAAGCTGTAATTTTTGATATCGGAGGTGTTCTTTTAGATTGGAATCCTCGATATGTATATCGGGATATATTTTTTCAAAGTGATCAAATGGAGTGGTTCTTAGAAAATGTCTGTTCTACAGATTGGAATTTGCAACAAGATAAGGGAAGATCATTTGACGAAGGAATGTATAAGCTGAAAAAGCAGTATCCCCAATTTGAAAATGAAATCGATGTATTCTGGAAACGATGGCCGGAGATGCTAAAAGGTGAAATTAATGGTACTGTTGCTATTCTACAGGAGTTAAAAAAACATTATGAAGTCTATGCTTTAACGAACTGGTCTTCCGAAACGTTCCCATTGGTTAAAAATCGATTTGACTTTATTGCAGATTTTGATGGCATTGTTGTTTCTGGTGAAGAAGGGTTTATTAAACCAGATGAAAAGCTTTATAAAATTTTGTTGCAAAAATACAATTTACTGGCAACAGAATGCATTTTTATAGATGATAACATTGAAAATGTAAAGGCCTCAGTAAAGCTCGGATTTGTTGCCATACATTTTACGAATTCAATAGCATTAAAGTTGGAATTGCAAAAAGTGAGGATTCAGGGCTTTGTTTAG
- a CDS encoding Na+/H+ antiporter, with amino-acid sequence MVEENVLLVLSLFFVMAMLFVVSQRIKISYPILLVIGGLGISLIPGMPVISINPDLVFLVFLPPLLFEAAWYTSWDSLKKWRRSIMSLGFGLVFFTSIAIAYFSVNIIPGFTLALGFLLGGIISPPDAVAATSVLKGVKIPKRGITLLEGESLVNDAASLTVFRFAVAVILTGQFVFQKAASEFVILSIMGVVVGLAVAHILYLFLRYVAKSSSISTPITLIAPYIMYLLAEHFHWSGVLAVVSGGLFLSFRSGDYLNHHTRIQTKEVWATLGFLLNGFVFILIGLELPVIVAGLGQYSQEEAINYALIISAIVIVLRIVLVYLSEYLPRFLSKKIRSREKSPGWKLPLVVGWAGMRGVVSLASALAIPLTLNNGEPFPHRNLILFITFVVILITLVFQGLTLPILIKIIKMDDVDVEEPIENQIDEIRVQLAKDSIAYLDSNYSKEMEEYETIARIKEQLQRSIHVSENAKLEDRRAQLTAVRSLYNKIMLEIVAVRRNGLYKLREEKHYDSSIIKDLEYTLDLEESRLKRK; translated from the coding sequence ATGGTAGAGGAGAATGTCCTATTAGTTTTATCGCTATTTTTTGTCATGGCGATGCTATTTGTAGTAAGTCAAAGGATCAAAATTTCGTATCCCATTTTATTGGTCATTGGAGGTTTAGGCATCTCGCTAATTCCAGGCATGCCCGTGATCAGTATCAATCCTGATTTGGTATTTTTAGTGTTTTTACCACCTCTCCTATTTGAAGCCGCCTGGTATACCAGTTGGGACAGTTTAAAAAAATGGCGACGATCCATTATGAGCTTAGGCTTTGGTTTAGTGTTTTTTACATCTATTGCTATCGCATACTTTTCAGTAAATATTATCCCTGGATTTACCTTGGCATTAGGGTTTTTATTGGGCGGTATTATTTCTCCCCCAGACGCTGTCGCTGCGACATCAGTATTAAAAGGTGTGAAGATTCCTAAACGTGGCATAACACTCTTAGAAGGGGAAAGCTTAGTAAACGATGCAGCCTCCTTAACCGTGTTTAGGTTTGCTGTAGCAGTGATTCTAACAGGTCAATTTGTATTTCAAAAGGCAGCCTCAGAATTTGTCATATTATCCATCATGGGGGTTGTTGTAGGTTTAGCAGTAGCGCATATATTATATTTATTCTTGCGTTATGTAGCAAAATCATCAAGTATCTCAACTCCTATTACATTGATCGCTCCTTATATCATGTACCTTCTTGCAGAGCATTTTCATTGGTCAGGTGTATTAGCCGTTGTAAGTGGTGGACTGTTTCTATCATTCCGTTCAGGCGATTATTTAAATCATCATACCCGAATTCAAACCAAGGAAGTCTGGGCTACATTAGGTTTCTTGTTAAATGGATTCGTATTTATTTTAATTGGTTTAGAATTACCAGTTATCGTTGCAGGATTAGGGCAGTATTCACAGGAAGAAGCGATTAACTATGCCTTAATTATTAGTGCCATTGTTATAGTATTGCGTATTGTCTTGGTATATCTATCAGAGTACCTCCCCCGTTTCCTCTCTAAAAAGATCCGATCAAGAGAAAAGAGCCCAGGTTGGAAATTACCACTAGTTGTAGGATGGGCAGGTATGAGAGGTGTAGTATCACTAGCTTCAGCATTGGCTATACCATTAACACTAAATAATGGAGAGCCATTCCCACACCGTAATTTAATTCTCTTTATCACCTTCGTTGTCATCTTAATTACATTAGTTTTTCAAGGACTGACACTCCCTATTCTCATCAAAATAATAAAGATGGATGATGTGGATGTGGAAGAACCTATAGAGAATCAGATTGACGAGATTCGGGTTCAATTGGCAAAAGATTCCATTGCCTATCTGGATAGCAACTACAGCAAGGAGATGGAAGAATACGAAACAATTGCAAGAATTAAAGAACAATTACAGAGAAGTATCCATGTATCTGAAAATGCTAAACTGGAAGATAGGCGTGCACAGTTGACTGCCGTAAGAAGTCTTTATAATAAAATCATGCTAGAAATAGTTGCCGTTAGAAGAAATGGACTTTACAAATTGCGAGAAGAAAAACACTACGACAGTAGCATTATCAAAGATCTGGAATATACACTTGATTTAGAAGAATCCAGATTAAAACGTAAATAG
- a CDS encoding MFS transporter, with protein MFAKQYEVLENSFRKIIMIENQTKKAKRATQFIFLVCGLAISSWAPMVPYVKERLDINEAELGLLLLFLGLGAVIMMPITGLLSKRYGNKIVILCTTAIIALTLPLLLIISSASLMALCIFIFGASIGAIDVAMNSHGILVQNKYNRPIMSSLHGLFSLGGLFGSLGLGFLIKMGLIPQIAAISISLLLCLIVISQFNYLFDHATEQKSQIIHKPEKQLEHSSKKLIFNRTVLFFGLLCFASFLSEGAMLDWSAVFLKDIKDIDVEFTGAGYATFSIAMASMRLMGDRLVEKLNAKTMVIGGSLLAALGLIIAIYSIWMPFVLFGFLLLGIGSANLVPLFFSEAGRIPTVPTSVSIPAITTMGYAGQLMGPAILGLIAHQFNLEVAFLFSATLMVLIAVLYFFRK; from the coding sequence ATGTTTGCAAAACAATATGAAGTATTAGAAAATTCATTTAGAAAAATAATAATGATAGAAAATCAAACAAAAAAAGCAAAAAGAGCAACCCAATTCATTTTTTTAGTGTGTGGATTAGCAATTTCAAGCTGGGCACCAATGGTACCATATGTAAAGGAAAGATTGGATATTAACGAGGCCGAATTAGGATTATTACTTTTATTTCTTGGCTTGGGCGCCGTAATTATGATGCCAATAACAGGTCTTTTATCAAAACGCTATGGTAATAAAATTGTGATTCTATGTACAACAGCAATCATTGCTCTTACACTTCCTCTACTGCTGATTATTTCATCTGCTTCACTAATGGCATTGTGTATATTTATTTTTGGTGCCAGTATTGGCGCCATAGATGTTGCGATGAATTCTCATGGTATACTAGTTCAAAACAAATATAATCGTCCGATTATGTCTTCATTGCATGGTCTTTTCAGTTTGGGAGGCCTATTTGGATCCCTTGGTTTAGGATTTTTAATTAAAATGGGATTGATTCCTCAAATAGCAGCAATTTCAATATCACTCCTGTTATGTTTAATTGTTATTAGTCAATTCAACTATTTATTTGATCATGCTACAGAACAAAAATCTCAGATTATACATAAACCAGAAAAACAGCTAGAACATAGTTCAAAAAAACTGATTTTTAATAGAACAGTACTTTTTTTTGGTCTACTATGTTTTGCCAGCTTTCTCTCAGAAGGCGCTATGCTAGACTGGAGTGCTGTATTTTTAAAAGATATCAAAGATATTGATGTCGAATTTACCGGAGCTGGATATGCCACTTTCTCTATTGCTATGGCTAGCATGCGATTAATGGGGGATCGTTTGGTTGAAAAATTAAATGCAAAAACAATGGTCATTGGCGGTAGCCTGCTAGCAGCTCTAGGGTTGATAATAGCTATTTATTCAATCTGGATGCCTTTCGTTCTTTTCGGCTTTCTATTGTTAGGAATAGGTTCTGCAAATCTTGTCCCCTTGTTTTTTAGTGAGGCTGGCAGAATACCGACAGTCCCTACATCTGTAAGTATTCCAGCAATAACAACAATGGGGTATGCAGGTCAACTTATGGGGCCTGCTATCTTAGGATTAATTGCTCATCAATTCAATCTTGAAGTCGCATTTTTATTTTCCGCTACATTAATGGTATTAATTGCAGTCTTATATTTCTTTCGTAAGTAA